The genomic DNA TCGGCGCGTTGCAGTTCGCTTCGCAATCCGGTCAATTCATCTTGCAACCGTTGGCGGCGGGCGGATGCGGCATCGCTCGATCCGACGCTTGGCGGGCAATGTTCGCTGACCAACCAATCGCGCAGATGAGGCGTATCGGTGTACGGATTCCAGTCGCCGTAAGCCGACGACAACTGATCCATTGGGATGCCATGTTCGCGAGATGCCAGTCGCATCAAGTCGCTGCGATCGGCGATCAAACGCTCGATCGCCGACATCAGTTCCTGTTCGCAGCGGCGCAGTTGCGCCAGTTCGTCATCGAACCGTGCGTGTGGTTGGTGCGCATCGCGGCGTCCCAATCCTTCGCGAATCGTATGCAATTCGTCACGCATCGCGTGCAGGTTGCGAGCCTGCGTCGAAGCGTCGTTGCCGTAGCGGTAGTAGCCGTCGGTATAACAACCGGCCAATGCATCGAGTTGGCGTTGAGCGTGATCGATGCGTCCTTCCAGACTGCTCAGATACTCATAAGGGTCGCTCGCCGCATCGGCACCGCTGCGATAAGCAGGCCGCGTGGCCGCGTCGCTGTAGTACGGTTTGTCGCTAGAATCCTGCAATCGCTCGCGCAGCGACCGGACCTCTTGCATCGTGCGACGCCAGCGAACCAATTGCGCGTCGAGTTCTTCCAACTGCAGACGATAGTCTTCGGCGATCGTCCAGCGTTGTGGTTCGTGTTGCGGCACGTGAGACAACCGATCCATTTCGTCTTGGATGTCGGTGATCGATTCACGCAGTTCGTCTTGGAAATGGCGCAGACGAGTCGCTTCCAGTTGAGCGGCTCGCAGACGCTGTTCGGCGTGGCTGCGGTCGGGGCGATCGAGCGACTTTTCGCTGACGACGCTTCCGCGTTCGAGCGTTTCCAGTTCCGTGGTCAAACGGCGGCGACGCATCTCCAGCTCATCGCGATTTTCGGTGCCGCGATAATCGCGTCCGATCTGAGCGTCGATGTCGACCAATCGCAACTTGATGCGTTCGATCTCTTCGGATGGACGATTGACCGCGCAAGCCAGCTCAAAGCCGACCGAAGCCGCAGCTTCGAAGACGCGAGCGATCGATGTCTCGTTGGTGTCGGGAGCGACAACCATATCGACAAGCGCCGGTGGAATCGCATCGGGACGCCGCGAGTGGTAGCCGTAATGTCGGTAGCGTTCGTCGGCGTAAGCTGCATCGCGAGGCGAGAAATCGATCAGCAAACGGCCGTCATGGGTGCCGTCGGATTCGCGTTGGCAATGATACAGCCCGCGATGGTCGGCCCAGGTGACGCGGCCAACGGTTGCACCGTGGCGGTCGTATTGGTTGCCCAGCATCACGCCGCGGATGAAATCGACGATCGCAGTCTTGCCCGAGCCCTCGGGGCCCCAGATCGCGTTGATTCCGTTTGAAAATGGCCCGATATTTTTCTTACCGAATGGGCCGTAGACGTCGATGTCTAAGCGTTCCAACAACATGGGTCTGGCTCCTCCTTGGCCACAATACAAACCGATTCCATCGATTTACGGGAACGATCAGAATAACGAGCGGTCGACAAGGGACAAAGAGCGGTTTGCCACAAAATCGACTTTCCCACCAGAATTGACTCAAGTTTCGCCCTGCCAATGCAGGGGAAATCGAAGAATCCGAATGCTATCAATCCGAATAGCCGTTACCGGGGGCCCCTGGAAGACGACTCGTGAGCCACGAATAGGATTGCGACCTCATTTACGCTGAATCGCCATTGGACAGACCTTGCGCGATCGCTAAGCTTTAACGTTGTTCGTTTTTTGTTCGACTTGTTGAAGGAATGTTATTGTGTTTGTGGCCGTCTCTTTGGAAAGCATGCCCGATTTGTCAATTGAAGACGCGGTGGAGATCGCGGACGATTTGGAATTTGCGGCCGTTGAAATCGACCTGCATGAGGATGGAGGCCACGTTCGTCCCAGCGAAGTCCTAACCAACCCCGATACCGCCTACCATCGCGTGCGTCTGTCGCATCGCTTGGATATCGCCAGCTTCAGCGTCCGCCTGCTCTCCACCGGCGATGAGCATTACGAGCAGTTTGCCGAGCTGTGCAAGTTCGCCAAGCTCTGCAAAGTCGTCACGCTGACGGTTCCATCCGCCGAACTCGGAACACCGTTTAACGAAGAGGTCGAACACCTGCAACGGTTGGTCGACATCGCCGAAACCGAAGGCTGCCGCGTCGCCGTGCGAACGCAGATCGGCCGATTGAGCGAAGATCCCGACACGTTGATGGTGCTGTGCGATAACGTTCACGGCCTGGGAATCACGCTCGACCCAAGCGTCTTCATGTGCGGTCCGTGCAGTAACAAGAGCCTCGACCGGATCATGAAGTACGTCTTCCACGTCCACCTGCGAGATTCGAAGCCCGATGCGTTTCAAGTCAGCGTCGGCCAGGGCGACCTCGATTACGCCAAGCTGATCGGCCAACTCTCGCACGAAAAATACGACCGCGCGTTCAGCATCCACATGTCCCCGATCGATGGCCTGGACCACCGCGTGGAACTGCGAAAGCTGCGCCGCTTGACCGAATCGCTGCTGTAATCGTTTCAGTCCTGCGACACTCGATCGAGCACCGGCCGCGAATCACTCAGCGGCCGACGAAGGTTCCTGAGGATCGGCAACCGAATCGATAAGTTCCCCCACGGCTGCATAAAACTCGGCCGTGGGAGAATCGAGATGCCCAAAGTTCTCCAGCTCCAGAAATTGCTTGTTCTGCGAGGGGCAAGCGTCGAACAACTGCTTGCCCGAGGTGAACGGTACGATCTCATCGACCGGCCCGTGGATCTGCAACAACGGGCCGCGATAGTTCTGGATCCTGTCGACCGATGGGTAGCGGTTTCGCATCAGCCAACGGATCGGCGCCCAAGGGTAGATCGACTGCGCCAGTTCGACGATCGAATGGAAGGTGCGATCGAGGATCAACGCCTTCGCACCTAGCTCCGACGCCAAGTGGACGGCGATACCGCCGCCTAGACTCAGCCCCCAAACGATGACTTCGTCGTCGGCAATCTCTGCCCGCTGGGCCAGCCACCGCTGCGCCGCCTCGCCATCCTGCAAAACTCCAGTCTCCGTCGGCTCCCCTTCGCTGCGACCGTAGCCGCGATAATCGAACACGAAGATCGAAATCTGGTAGAGATCGCGGAGCTCGGAAATCCAGTCCCCCAGATCGGCCACCTGTTGAGCATTACCGTGGCAAAACAGAAGCTGAGCCCTCGGCTGTGGATGCTCAAAATACCAACCGTGCAAAGCGGTTCCATCGGTCGACGTAAAGTTCACGTCTTCGAATTGCAGGTCGGGACGATTCCAATTGGCCGCCGCGACGGAGGGAGCGGGGTAGACCAACGAGGTTTCCAGCCAGGTCAACATCAGCAGCATCGCCAGGTAGAGTCCCACGACGACCGCAAGTGACATCCGGACACAGCGACGTGCCAGATTCCAATACGGCCGCCGGGCGGGAGCGGTTTCGTGTTGCGATTCGGATTCAAGTTGCGACGGGTTTACGATTTCTTCAGTTGGCATCTTGCACCACTCGGCGAACGTTTGCTTCATCGACCGGATCGATCACGCCGCGATCGGTGATGATCGCGGTGATCAGTTCCGCCGGCGCGACATCAAACGCCGGATTGTAGACCTCGACGCCTTCGGGCACCGTTCGTTTGCCAAACGCTTCGGCGATCTCGTAAGCGGCACGTTGTTCGATCGGAATCAAATCGCCGCTAGCCAGCGAGAGATCAAATGTGCTGCACGGTGCGGCAACGTAAAACGGAATGTTGTGATGTTTGGCGAGAACGGACAGTCCATAGGTCCCGATCTTGTTGCACGCATCGCCATTGGCAGCGATCCGATCGGCACCGACGATCACCGCGTCGACACGGCCTTCCTTCATCACACAAGCTGCCATCGAATCGCAGATCACCGTCACCGGAACGCCATGCTGCTGCAGCTCCCACGCCGTCAAACGCGCTCCCTGCAACAGAGGCCGGGTTTCATCGGCGAAGACGTGTAGCGTCTGCCCCGAATCGTGAGCGGAATAGATCACCGCCAAGGCCGTGCCGTATTCAGCGGTCGCAAGCGCACCGGCGTTGCAATGCGTTAGCACATTTTTTGCCGCAGCGATCAACGGAGCACCGTGCCGGCCGATCGCGTGACAAGTCTCGCGATCCTGTTGATGAATCGCGCGGGCTTCGGCCAACAGAGCTTCCAAGAACGCATCGGTCTTCCCGAAGCCGTCGCGGTCGATCACTTTCCGCATCCGGTCCAAGGCCCAGAATAAATTGACAGCTGTCGGCCGGCTGGTCGCCAAATAATCGGCCGCAGCGTGAGCCTGCTGCTTCGCTTGATCGACGCTCTGCCGCGTCGTTTCCGCAGCCCCAATGCAAACGCCATACGCCGCAGCGACTCCGATCGCGGGTGCTCCACGGACCGACAACCGCTTGATCGCCGTCCAAACCTGTTCGACCGACCGACAATCGATTTCGACAAGCTCGGTCGGCAAACGCGTTTGGTCGATCAAACGCAGATAGCCGCTGGTCTCCTGCTGCCAGGAAAGGGGTTCGATCTTGGCGGGGGTGCTCATCGTGCTGGTCTTCGAATTTCGAGTGACAAGAGGGGACGACCTGCCGAAACGTTTTATGCTCCGACTATTCCGAAAGGCTTCGCAATTGCAAAGCCTTCCCTGGCGCGGTCTTCGATCGTGGCATGATCGCCGCATTGGGGCCGCGATTCAAGCCTGCCCCCCGTCGTTTTACTTCTGATAGATCGGCAGGTAATGGTACTTCACCGACAGCGTCAGCATCGCCAGCGATGTCGAATAGACGTGGCCGATCCGCTTCTCATCGCCCCCTTCAGCCAACCACGATCCGTCTCCCTGCTGTCGTGGCAACAAGACTTTGGCCACCTGCTGCTCCGCCTCTTTCGCATGCTCGCCGCCGCGTTGATACATCCCTTGAGCGTAATAGTAGGTGCCGTAATGGAAGAAGCGGTCGTTGTGTTTGGGCGGATGCTGCATCAACCATTCGGAAGCTCCCGCGACCAGTGGCGAATCGTATTGACCGCAGACCTGCATCGCCAACAATCCGGCGGCGGTCATCGTGAAGCTGGCGTGGCGTTGTCCGGGAGTGTAGCTGAAGCCCGCCGGCTTCTGATCGTCGGGCAGGCCATTGCGATCCAGCTTGGCCGTATACGATCGCTTCAGATAGTCGACAGCATCGTCGATCGCGCTACCCGGGACCTTCAAGCCGTCGTTCTTCGCCGATCGCAGGGCCATCAATTGCCAAACCGAAACCGAAAGATCGGCATCGCTGGAGGTCGGGGTGTAGCGCCATCCGCCTTGATTCTCTTGGCTCTTCTGATGCCTCTGCGACTTCAAAATCAGATCGATCGCCGCCTGACAGCGGTCGTGAATCAATTGGTCTTGCGCCGGGTCGGTTCCCATCCCCAGCATCTCGGTCAGCATCAGCGTCGTGATCCCGTGACCATACATCCGCGATCCATCGTGCCGCCCGTAGTAGCCTTCATCGTCTTGGCGACCGTCAGCAAGAACGTAAGCCAGCCCCTTGGCTGCCGCTTCGCCAGCAGGAGTTGGATCGCCAGGCAGATGCCCGACCGAAGCCAACGCCATGATCGCCAAAGATGTCATCGTGGTGTCGTGGCTGCGATCGACGATCGCTCCATCGGCTCGCTGCTTGCCGACTAGAAACAGAACCGCCTTGTCGACAGCGCGGTCGATTTCGTCTCGCTCAAAACGGGACTCTTCCGCCAGCGATGGAGTTGCGATTGCAAACAGCAACGCCAACAGGGCAAGTGACGATCGACAACACATGCAACGGAACCGAGTTGTGAGGAAGTGAACGGAAGACCGGACCAATCATCCGCAACCGATTCGCGTTTTGACTTCGTTTCCGCCGGACGATTGACTAGTTCAAATCGTCCGCCTTGGCGTCGGCCAGGCTGCGGTCGTGTCGCAGAATGAAGCGTTGATCATCGCTTTCGAAAACCGCAAAGCGATCGGTCACTTCCACGATTGTACCCTCGATCGAACCGACTTTGAACGTATCGCCGACTTTCAGTTTCAGCAGCTTGTTCTGCGTCCGAACGCGAATCCACGCACTCCATTGACCGCGGCTTTGCACCAGCCCGGTCAGAACCGCTTGCTGCGATTCGTCGAACGGGGGCGGGCCTTCGGCGACGACAGGCTCCGGCGGCGGATCGCCGACCTTAAATACAAGCATCGTTTCGATCTCGCGACTCGGCAAACCGTTGTCCCAAGCCCGCACCTTGATGTCGAATTCGCCCTTCTCCTTCGGGCGGCCGATCAATTCGCCACGGCTGAACTGCATTCCCGCTGGAAGATCGCCGACGACTTCGTATTCGACACGGTGATCCTTGTCGGGATCATCGAACTTCAACCGCTTCGAGAAATCGGTATCGATCGATGCCGTCAACGTCTTTTCGCCACTGTAACGCGGTGGCTGGTTGGCGGGACTGAACATGTTGCGGTTGACGATCGCTTCGACCAACAGCGGCGCGACCCCGTCGACTCGCGGATCGGTCGTGTTAGGGGCGGGTTGATCTCGCGCCGCATCGGCAAGCGCGATCGCTTCAACATCGATGTTCATCAGCAGCTTGCCCTCTTCGCTAGAGGGCCGCAGGACCAACTTCTTGGCGCGTTGCAGATAGTTCTTCTCGTGGAAAGCCGTCAGGAATTCGCTGACCTTTTGAATGTTCCCCACGCCGCCGATTCGGAACGTGTAGACGCGATACAGTTTGTTCGAGCCCTGTTCGCCCACGTAATCGACAGCGCGATTCTGCAGTCCCGATTGGCTGACCAATTTCTCCAGCCATTCCTTGTATTCGGCCTGAGCCCGTTGAGGATCGCTGGGGAGCGAACGCCGGCGGTATTCGGCGATCTGAGTTTCTGCCTGCAGACCTGCAAACTCCTGCTCCTGCTGATCGATCAGCTTGTCTTCCAAATTACGCAGCTTGTTCGCACGCGTCTGCAGCCCCGATCGATACCCGCTGAGACTGAACTGCAGCCCCACAGCGACGACCAAACCGCCGACCAAATAGACAAGTAATTTTTCGCGTTGGTTCATGCGGACACCTCGTCGCTCTTGCTTTCGTCGCTCTCTGATGCGTCGCTATCGCTTGCGTCGGCTTTGGTTTCTTCAGTCTCCGATTCGTCGGCATTCGATTTGCCCGCGGCAGGATCTGCTTGCTCCGAATCGTTTGCCGGCATCGCGGCTTCGGTCGTGGTCGACTCTTCTTCGCCGGAACCCTCCGGCGTTGTATCCGCTTCGGCTGCCGAAGGCTCTTCGGTTTTCGCAGGCGTCTCTTTCACATCCGTCGGCGCGGCCTTGGGTTCAGCTGAATCAACAACTACTGGCGCCGCGAGTCGTTGCTCACGAACGCTTGCCGCTGGGATGCGGATCGTATCGTTGAACTGGAACTTAAAGGTCTCGTTCCGCGGATCGCTCTTCACCCCGTCGCCAGTCACCGCGTGGTCGGCGTCTCGCAATTGGCTCTCCATCGCAATCACCGCTGCCGGTTCGCGAGCGACGCCTTTGATCGCCATCGTCGCACCGCCGCGAGGATCGGCAGCAACCGTCAACTGCTCGATTCGCATCTGTTCAGCCGGCCCAAGGTTTTCACTCAGATAAGCCAGCTCGCCCAGCATGAAGACATCGCCGTCGAGGAACTGGTCGATGCGAGCCAGGTTCGCTTTGCTGATTTGCGCCGCGGCAACGGCATCGTTCAAATCGTTGCTGGCAACCAATGTCTGTTGGTACTTGGCATCCAAGCGACTCAACTGACTCCACGCCAACCAACCGATCAACAAAACCAACGCAGCGGCCAGACCGCCATACAACGCGTAGCGATCGCGATTCGATTTCGGTTCGGGCGGACGACGTGGGTTCAGGAAGTCGATCAGCCCTTGGCCTTTCAGCACATCCCCTTCCAACAATCCCAACAGCGGTGCAAACCGGCCGACATGTTGCGGCATCCCGTTGGGAAGCTCCGCTGGCGTTTCGACCAGACTGAACGGATCGACCGATTTCGCTTCGATCCCCAGCTGTTCAGTCAACTGCTGACGCAATTCAGTATGAAACGCGGGGTTGCCCCAAACGATGATCTGTCGCTGGCTGGAATTGCTGCCGTCGCGGCGAACCGCCATCAAACTGCGACGTGTTTCGTTGACGATCGTCCGCAGCCGAGCTTGTTCGTCCGTCGGAACGCGAACCGAACGCAAGAAGGCGGGCGTCTTGCCGCGCATCACGATCAGGTCGACCTCGTCGGCCAACGTATCGATCAGAATCGTCTCGCCCGAATCGGGCTGCTTCAGCAATTGGAACAGCGCCGCCGCTGCGGTCGGACGCAGCACGATCCGCTGCAACTGCAATTCCGATGGCGCACAGACCCGGCGAATCTCGTCGATATGTTCGGGAGCCAAAGCGGCCGCGGCCACTTCGACTGCGGTGTCGCTGCGAGCGATCGGCAGGTAATCGATCGCCGCTCGTTCGCCCGCGGCGGCGAACTGCCGGACCGCTTGGAACCGCACCACATCGGGAAGCTCTTCATCCGGAATCGCCGGCAGACTCAATTGACGCAGCTCCGCCCGGCCTCGACCGATCGCAACCAGCGTCGGCAATTTCTGCAGTCCACGCTCTGCCAATGCGTCGGCCAACTGCTTGCCAATCGCATCGGACTTCGCTCCGCTGATATCGACGGTGAAGACATCGGTCACGACAAACCGGTTGCCACGCGGCCGCGCCGCTAC from Rosistilla oblonga includes the following:
- a CDS encoding prenyltransferase/squalene oxidase repeat-containing protein, translated to MCCRSSLALLALLFAIATPSLAEESRFERDEIDRAVDKAVLFLVGKQRADGAIVDRSHDTTMTSLAIMALASVGHLPGDPTPAGEAAAKGLAYVLADGRQDDEGYYGRHDGSRMYGHGITTLMLTEMLGMGTDPAQDQLIHDRCQAAIDLILKSQRHQKSQENQGGWRYTPTSSDADLSVSVWQLMALRSAKNDGLKVPGSAIDDAVDYLKRSYTAKLDRNGLPDDQKPAGFSYTPGQRHASFTMTAAGLLAMQVCGQYDSPLVAGASEWLMQHPPKHNDRFFHYGTYYYAQGMYQRGGEHAKEAEQQVAKVLLPRQQGDGSWLAEGGDEKRIGHVYSTSLAMLTLSVKYHYLPIYQK
- a CDS encoding sugar phosphate isomerase/epimerase, with the translated sequence MPDLSIEDAVEIADDLEFAAVEIDLHEDGGHVRPSEVLTNPDTAYHRVRLSHRLDIASFSVRLLSTGDEHYEQFAELCKFAKLCKVVTLTVPSAELGTPFNEEVEHLQRLVDIAETEGCRVAVRTQIGRLSEDPDTLMVLCDNVHGLGITLDPSVFMCGPCSNKSLDRIMKYVFHVHLRDSKPDAFQVSVGQGDLDYAKLIGQLSHEKYDRAFSIHMSPIDGLDHRVELRKLRRLTESLL
- a CDS encoding alpha/beta hydrolase, giving the protein MPTEEIVNPSQLESESQHETAPARRPYWNLARRCVRMSLAVVVGLYLAMLLMLTWLETSLVYPAPSVAAANWNRPDLQFEDVNFTSTDGTALHGWYFEHPQPRAQLLFCHGNAQQVADLGDWISELRDLYQISIFVFDYRGYGRSEGEPTETGVLQDGEAAQRWLAQRAEIADDEVIVWGLSLGGGIAVHLASELGAKALILDRTFHSIVELAQSIYPWAPIRWLMRNRYPSVDRIQNYRGPLLQIHGPVDEIVPFTSGKQLFDACPSQNKQFLELENFGHLDSPTAEFYAAVGELIDSVADPQEPSSAAE
- the mtnA gene encoding S-methyl-5-thioribose-1-phosphate isomerase, coding for MSTPAKIEPLSWQQETSGYLRLIDQTRLPTELVEIDCRSVEQVWTAIKRLSVRGAPAIGVAAAYGVCIGAAETTRQSVDQAKQQAHAAADYLATSRPTAVNLFWALDRMRKVIDRDGFGKTDAFLEALLAEARAIHQQDRETCHAIGRHGAPLIAAAKNVLTHCNAGALATAEYGTALAVIYSAHDSGQTLHVFADETRPLLQGARLTAWELQQHGVPVTVICDSMAACVMKEGRVDAVIVGADRIAANGDACNKIGTYGLSVLAKHHNIPFYVAAPCSTFDLSLASGDLIPIEQRAAYEIAEAFGKRTVPEGVEVYNPAFDVAPAELITAIITDRGVIDPVDEANVRRVVQDAN